A window of Marinobacter salarius contains these coding sequences:
- a CDS encoding ABC transporter substrate-binding protein, whose product MTITKKLLTSAIASAMFVGAAQAEISDNTVKIGYLADMSGTYRDLAGPNGQTALEMAIADFGGTVNGAKIEVVSADDRNSPDSASSTARRWVENENVDLIAGLVASSVTIAVSNILEENDKLGIVSGSAASSITNEHCTPNHIHYVYDTYPLANGTASAVVKEGGKSWFILTADYAFGHALEGDVTRVVEENGGEVMQAVRHPFPTSDFSSFILQAQSSGADVVALANAGADTTNAITTAGEFGLTQSGQTLAALLLFLTDVHALGAQSAQGIQLTTGWYWDMNDETRAWSDRFMEKTGVRPTMVHAGIYSSAIQYLNAVKATGSDAAQTVRKQMMDTPINDMFAKNGIIREDGRMVHDMYLAEVKTPEESKSEWDLYDIVRTIPGDEAYRPLSESKCKLVTQN is encoded by the coding sequence ATGACAATCACCAAAAAGCTTCTGACATCAGCGATTGCATCAGCCATGTTTGTGGGTGCTGCCCAGGCTGAGATATCCGACAATACCGTTAAAATCGGTTACCTGGCCGACATGTCCGGCACCTATCGTGACCTGGCCGGACCAAATGGCCAGACAGCCCTGGAAATGGCCATTGCGGACTTCGGTGGCACGGTCAATGGCGCCAAGATCGAAGTGGTCAGCGCGGATGATCGTAACAGCCCGGATTCTGCCTCCAGTACTGCCCGGCGCTGGGTGGAGAACGAGAACGTTGATTTGATTGCCGGCCTGGTTGCCTCTTCGGTCACCATTGCCGTCAGCAACATCCTGGAAGAAAACGACAAGCTGGGCATTGTCTCCGGTTCTGCCGCGTCCAGCATTACCAACGAGCACTGCACGCCGAACCATATCCACTACGTGTACGACACCTACCCGCTGGCCAACGGTACGGCAAGCGCAGTGGTGAAAGAGGGTGGCAAGAGCTGGTTTATCCTGACCGCTGACTACGCCTTTGGGCACGCTCTGGAAGGGGACGTAACCCGCGTGGTGGAAGAAAATGGCGGCGAAGTGATGCAGGCGGTGCGTCATCCGTTCCCGACCTCTGACTTCTCCTCCTTTATCCTGCAGGCGCAGTCCTCAGGCGCTGATGTGGTGGCTCTGGCAAACGCCGGTGCAGACACCACCAATGCCATCACCACCGCCGGTGAATTCGGCCTGACCCAGTCCGGCCAGACCCTGGCAGCGCTGCTGTTGTTCCTGACCGACGTTCACGCACTGGGTGCTCAGTCTGCCCAGGGCATTCAGCTCACCACCGGCTGGTACTGGGACATGAACGACGAAACCCGTGCCTGGTCTGACCGTTTCATGGAAAAAACCGGCGTTCGTCCCACCATGGTTCACGCCGGTATCTACTCCAGCGCCATCCAGTACCTGAACGCTGTGAAGGCCACCGGTTCGGATGCCGCCCAAACGGTACGCAAGCAGATGATGGATACGCCGATCAACGACATGTTTGCCAAGAACGGCATCATTCGTGAGGACGGCCGCATGGTCCACGACATGTACCTGGCAGAAGTGAAAACCCCAGAGGAGTCCAAGAGCGAGTGGGATCTGTATGACATCGTACGGACCATCCCAGGGGACGAGGCCTATCGCCCGCTGTCCGAGAGCAAGTGCAAGCTCGTAACCCAAAACTGA
- a CDS encoding branched-chain amino acid ABC transporter permease — protein MTEILGVPVAVLSGQLMLGVINGAFYALLSLGLAVIFGLLKIINFAHGAMYMLGAMCTVLIFDAFGVNYWVALFVAPVIVGCFGIVLEYFLLRRIAGQDHIYSLLLTFGIALILQGVLTNIYGVSGLRYSMPEMFRGGMNLGFMFLPYYRAWVIVAALLVCFATWFMIEKTRLGSYLRAGTEDSQLMQGFGINVPLLISLTYGFGVMLAAFAGALAAPIYSVSPVMGSNILIVVFAVVVIGGMGSIAGAVITGLMMGVVEGFTKVFYPEGSAAVIFLVMVVVLLIRPSGLFGKEA, from the coding sequence ATGACCGAGATTCTGGGAGTCCCCGTGGCCGTGCTGTCTGGCCAGTTGATGCTCGGGGTGATCAATGGCGCCTTTTATGCTCTGCTGAGCCTCGGCCTGGCGGTTATATTTGGCCTGCTGAAAATCATTAATTTCGCCCATGGCGCCATGTACATGCTCGGTGCCATGTGTACCGTACTGATTTTTGATGCCTTCGGCGTCAACTACTGGGTAGCGCTTTTCGTCGCGCCCGTGATCGTGGGCTGTTTCGGCATTGTGCTGGAATACTTCCTGTTGCGCCGCATCGCGGGTCAGGATCACATCTACAGCCTGTTGTTGACCTTCGGGATTGCACTGATCCTTCAAGGTGTTCTAACCAATATTTATGGCGTTTCCGGCCTGCGCTATTCCATGCCGGAGATGTTCAGAGGTGGTATGAACCTCGGGTTCATGTTCCTTCCCTACTATCGTGCCTGGGTAATCGTGGCAGCCTTGCTGGTGTGCTTCGCAACCTGGTTCATGATTGAGAAAACCCGGCTTGGCTCCTACCTGCGGGCCGGCACGGAAGATTCCCAGCTGATGCAGGGGTTTGGCATCAATGTGCCGCTGCTGATCAGCCTCACCTACGGTTTTGGTGTCATGCTCGCCGCGTTCGCCGGTGCGCTTGCCGCACCCATTTATTCGGTGTCGCCGGTGATGGGTTCCAACATACTCATCGTAGTGTTCGCCGTGGTGGTCATCGGCGGTATGGGTTCCATCGCCGGAGCGGTGATTACCGGCCTGATGATGGGAGTCGTGGAGGGGTTCACCAAAGTGTTCTACCCGGAAGGGTCGGCAGCCGTAATCTTCCTGGTGATGGTGGTTGTCCTGTTGATTCGCCCGTCGGGCCTGTTTGGTAAGGAGGCATAG